One Gossypium raimondii isolate GPD5lz chromosome 3, ASM2569854v1, whole genome shotgun sequence genomic window carries:
- the LOC105795212 gene encoding gallate 1-beta-glucosyltransferase 84A24-like → MRTESLLHVFLVSFPGQGHVNPLLRLGKRLASKGLFVTLSTPKGFAQKMAEANNITDDHPIPVGDGFLQFGSFEDGWDDDDPRRAHLDQYMHQLELAGKPAISAMIERYAEQNRPVSCLINNPFIPWASDVAESLGIPSAMLWVQSCACFAAYYHYNHGLVTFPTETDPEIDVQLPSMPLLKHDEVPSFLHPSTPFAYLRTAILGQLKKLDKQFCVLMDTFQELEPEMVEYMSKFCLIKTVGPLFKYPEVPNNTIRCDIMKPDDCIEWLDSKPAASVIYISFGTVVYLKQEQVDEIAEALLATGISYLWVMKPPAKESGLPIHTLPEGFLEKVGDNGKVVQWSPQDKVLIHPSVSCFVSHCGWNSTMEALSCGVPIVAFPQWGDQVTNAVYLVDVFKTGVRMGRGEAENRIIPKEEVAKCFVEATVGPKAKDLKRNALKWKAAAEAVMAGGGSSDRNIQAFINEVRRRCTSTDNDAATMNFVNKHSPTEVEIV, encoded by the coding sequence ATGAGAACTGAGTCTCTGCTTCATGTCTTTCTTGTTTCATTTCCAGGCCAAGGCCATGTAAACCCTCTTCTTAGACTCGGCAAGCGCCTCGCTTCCAAGGGTTTGTTTGTCACACTATCTACACCCAAAGGCTTCGCCCAAAAGATGGCTGAAGCCAACAACATCACTGACGACCACCCTATCCCAGTGGGCGACGGCTTTCTCCAGTTCGGATCGTTCGAGGATGGCTGGGACGACGACGACCCCAGACGCGCACACCTCGACCAATACATGCACCAACTGGAGCTCGCAGGCAAACCAGCGATTTCAGCGATGATCGAGAGATACGCCGAGCAAAACCGCCCCGTTTCTTGCTTAATCAACAACCCTTTCATTCCTTGGGCATCTGATGTTGCTGAAAGTCTAGGCATCCCTTCTGCAATGCTTTGGGTGCAGTCTTGCGCGTGTTTCGCCGCCTATTACCATTACAATCATGGGTTAGTGACGTTTCCTACTGAAACTGATCCTGAAATTGATGTTCAGTTGCCGTCCATGCCGCTTCTCAAGCACGATGAAGTTCCTAGCTTTTTGCACCCTTCAACTCCTTTTGCTTACTTGAGGACGGCCATTCTTGGTCAACTTAAGAAACTTGATAAGCAATTTTGCGTATTGATGGACACTTTCCAAGAACTCGAGCCTGAAATGGTTGAATACATGTCCAAGTTTTGCCTTATAAAGACCGTTGGTCCATTGTTCAAGTACCCCGAAGTACCAAACAACACGATCCGTTGTGACATCATGAAACCTGATGACTGCATCGAGTGGCTCGACTCCAAACCGGCCGCGTCAGTGATATATATCTCGTTTGGTACTGTTGTTTACTTGAAACAAGAACAAGTGGATGAAATAGCTGAAGCGCTGTTAGCCACTGGTATCTCATACTTGTGGGTGATGAAACCACCGGCAAAGGAGTCTGGCCTTCCAATCCACACTTTGCCTGAAGGGTTCTTGGAGAAAGTGGGTGACAATGGCAAGGTCGTGCAATGGAGTCCACAAGATAAAGTGCTGATTCACCCTTCGGTTTCCTGCTTTGTGTCGCATTGCGGTTGGAACTCGACGATGGAGGCACTGTCATGTGGTGTGCCCATCGTTGCGTTCCCTCAATGGGGCGATCAAGTGACGAACGCTGTTTATTTGGTCGATGTGTTCAAGACCGGGGTGAGAATGGGCCGTGGAGAGGCAGAAAACAGGATAATTCCAAAGGAGGAGGTGGCGAAATGCTTTGTGGAAGCAACAGTGGGGCCGAAGGCAAAGGATTTGAAGCGCAACGCCTTGAAGTGGAAGGCTGCGGCGGAGGCAGTGATGGCAGGTGGCGGATCCTCTGATAGGAACATACAAGCCTTCATTAATGAGGTGAGAAGGAGATGCACAAGCACTGACAATGATGCAGCTACTATGAATTTTGTGAATAAGCACTCCCCGACAGAGGTAGAGATAGTTTAG